In the Ramlibacter tataouinensis TTB310 genome, one interval contains:
- a CDS encoding GNAT family N-acetyltransferase, whose product MQPIACTEERHAGAMLDIFNDAILNSTALYDYRPRPPQSMAAWFATKRQNGFPVLGLEDAQGTLLGFASYGTFRAWPAYKYTVEHSIYLHRDHRGRGLGRLLLQALVEAAREREVHVLVGAIDAANAASIALHEKLGFSHAGTVRQAAFKFGRWLDLALYQRILETPREPRDG is encoded by the coding sequence ATGCAACCGATCGCCTGCACCGAGGAGCGCCATGCCGGGGCCATGCTGGACATCTTCAACGACGCCATCCTGAACTCGACCGCGCTGTACGACTACCGGCCCCGCCCGCCGCAGAGCATGGCAGCGTGGTTCGCCACCAAGCGGCAGAACGGCTTCCCGGTGCTCGGGCTGGAGGATGCGCAGGGCACGCTGCTGGGCTTCGCCAGCTACGGCACCTTCCGCGCCTGGCCGGCCTACAAGTACACGGTGGAGCATTCCATCTACCTGCACCGCGACCATCGCGGCCGCGGCCTGGGCCGGCTGCTGCTGCAGGCCCTGGTGGAGGCCGCGCGGGAGCGGGAGGTGCACGTCCTGGTGGGCGCCATCGACGCCGCCAATGCCGCCAGCATCGCCCTGCACGAGAAGCTGGGCTTCAGCCATGCGGGCACGGTGCGGCAGGCCGCTTTCAAGTTCGGGCGCTGGCTGGACCTGGCGCTGTACCAGCGCATCCTGGAGACGCCGCGCGAGCCGCGCGACGGTTAG
- the miaA gene encoding tRNA (adenosine(37)-N6)-dimethylallyltransferase MiaA, whose protein sequence is MTEAPDRVIALAGPTASGKTAAALALAQALPVEIVSVDSALVYRGMDIGTAKPSAAERAAVPHHLIDIRDPAQAYSAAEFAADARRLVGEIQARGRIPLLVGGTMLYFKALFEGLSSMPAADAEVRAAIDAQARDQGWPALHAELARVDPAAAARLAPQDAQRIQRALEVWRVSGVPLSVHHAAAGRDAAPPAWAAGCELFSLEPRDRGWLHERIALRFSQMLEQGLVDEVEGLRGRGDLSPQLPSMRCVGYRQAWEWLDAQAAGHAPPLAWLRDRGIFATRQLAKRQLTWLRGMARRRVIECDAPDAPARLLAAAGVPARTARR, encoded by the coding sequence ATGACCGAAGCCCCGGATCGCGTCATCGCCCTGGCCGGTCCCACGGCCAGCGGCAAGACCGCCGCGGCGCTGGCGCTGGCGCAGGCCCTGCCGGTGGAGATCGTCAGCGTGGACTCGGCCCTGGTGTACCGCGGCATGGACATCGGCACCGCCAAGCCCAGCGCGGCCGAGCGCGCCGCCGTGCCGCACCACCTGATCGACATCCGCGACCCGGCGCAGGCCTACAGCGCCGCCGAGTTCGCGGCCGACGCGCGGCGCCTGGTGGGCGAGATCCAGGCACGCGGCCGCATCCCGCTGCTGGTGGGCGGCACCATGCTGTACTTCAAGGCCTTGTTCGAGGGCCTCTCGTCCATGCCGGCGGCCGACGCGGAGGTGCGGGCCGCGATCGACGCCCAGGCCCGGGACCAGGGCTGGCCCGCGCTGCATGCCGAGCTGGCGCGCGTGGACCCGGCCGCGGCCGCGCGCCTGGCGCCCCAGGATGCGCAGCGCATCCAGCGTGCGCTGGAGGTCTGGCGGGTGAGCGGCGTCCCGCTGAGCGTCCACCATGCCGCAGCTGGCCGGGACGCCGCGCCGCCCGCCTGGGCCGCGGGCTGCGAGCTGTTCTCCCTGGAGCCCCGGGACCGCGGCTGGCTGCACGAGCGCATCGCCCTGCGTTTTTCGCAGATGCTGGAGCAGGGTTTGGTGGACGAGGTGGAAGGCCTGCGCGGCCGCGGCGACCTGTCGCCCCAGCTACCCAGCATGCGTTGCGTGGGCTACCGGCAGGCCTGGGAATGGCTGGACGCGCAAGCCGCGGGGCACGCCCCGCCGCTGGCCTGGCTGCGCGACCGCGGCATCTTCGCGACGCGCCAGCTGGCCAAGCGGCAGCTCACCTGGCTGCGCGGCATGGCGCGGCGCCGCGTGATCGAGTGCGACGCACCGGACGCGCCCGCGCGCCTGCTGGCAGCGGCAGGCGTACCGGCGCGCACCGCGCGCCGGTGA
- a CDS encoding alpha/beta hydrolase, translating into MIRRLLLASAALAVALTMGCSTLDERQREWIFQPSDRAWGGSAYLAEGMDNVWIEFESRVSRQSVKLHGLWAPAEEPRADGPVMLYLHGARWNVSGSAGRIRRMQEMGFSVLAIDYRGFGKSSAALPSEEMAYEDARAAWDWLAARYPDRPRYVFGHSLGGAIAIDLASRVHDEEGTIVEGTFTSIPDVASSFKWGWLPVGPLITQRFESINKVSKVGSPLLVVHGAADNLIKSDLGRRLYEAATGKKQFLLVEGGSHHSTMWVGQAKYREAMAQLFSLKN; encoded by the coding sequence ATGATCCGCCGCTTGCTGCTTGCCTCCGCTGCCCTGGCCGTCGCCCTCACCATGGGCTGCTCCACGCTGGATGAACGCCAGCGCGAATGGATCTTCCAGCCCAGCGACCGGGCCTGGGGCGGCAGCGCCTACCTGGCCGAGGGCATGGACAACGTCTGGATCGAGTTCGAGTCCCGGGTCAGCCGCCAGAGCGTGAAGCTGCACGGCCTGTGGGCGCCCGCCGAGGAGCCGCGGGCCGACGGGCCGGTGATGCTGTACCTGCACGGAGCGCGCTGGAACGTGTCCGGCTCGGCCGGGCGCATCCGCCGCATGCAGGAGATGGGTTTTTCGGTGCTGGCCATCGACTACCGCGGCTTCGGCAAGAGCAGCGCGGCGCTGCCGTCCGAGGAGATGGCCTACGAAGACGCCCGGGCCGCCTGGGACTGGCTGGCTGCCCGATACCCCGACCGGCCGCGCTACGTGTTCGGCCACTCGCTGGGCGGCGCCATCGCCATCGACCTGGCCTCGCGCGTGCATGACGAAGAGGGCACGATCGTCGAGGGCACCTTCACCTCCATCCCGGACGTGGCCAGCAGCTTCAAGTGGGGCTGGCTGCCGGTGGGGCCGCTGATCACGCAGCGCTTCGAGTCCATCAACAAGGTGTCCAAGGTCGGCTCGCCGCTGCTGGTGGTGCACGGCGCGGCGGACAACCTGATCAAGAGCGACCTGGGCCGCCGGCTGTACGAGGCGGCCACCGGCAAGAAGCAGTTCCTGCTGGTCGAGGGTGGCTCGCACCACAGCACCATGTGGGTGGGGCAGGCCAAGTACCGCGAGGCCATGGCCCAGCTGTTCAGCCTGAAGAACTAG
- a CDS encoding helix-turn-helix domain-containing protein: MPDTTDLDIDASIALRLLALRQSQSLSLAQLAERSGVSKAMISRIERAESSATAALLGRLAAALGVPLAQLLAEPSASAQPLRRRQDQEVWRDPEVGYLRRQVAPAEPPGGIELVEVEMPRRACVSYPRWSQGAYRQRLWMLEGELAVTYGEETFHLAPGDCLSFSVDRPLTYRAQGRGGCRYLLVVARAAR, encoded by the coding sequence ATGCCCGATACCACCGACCTGGACATCGACGCCTCCATCGCGCTGCGGCTGCTGGCGCTGCGGCAATCGCAGTCGCTCAGCCTGGCCCAGCTGGCCGAGCGCTCGGGCGTGAGCAAGGCCATGATCTCGCGCATCGAGCGTGCCGAGAGCAGCGCCACGGCCGCCCTGCTGGGCCGGCTGGCGGCGGCCCTGGGCGTGCCGCTGGCGCAGCTGCTGGCCGAGCCGTCGGCGTCGGCGCAGCCGCTGCGGCGGCGGCAGGACCAGGAGGTCTGGCGCGACCCCGAGGTCGGCTACCTGCGGCGCCAGGTGGCGCCGGCCGAGCCGCCGGGCGGCATCGAGCTGGTGGAAGTGGAGATGCCGCGGCGCGCCTGCGTCAGCTACCCGCGCTGGAGCCAGGGCGCCTACCGGCAGCGCCTGTGGATGCTGGAGGGCGAGCTGGCCGTGACCTATGGCGAGGAGACCTTCCACCTGGCGCCCGGCGATTGCCTGAGCTTTTCGGTGGACCGGCCGCTGACCTACCGGGCCCAGGGCCGAGGGGGCTGTCGCTACCTGCTGGTGGTTGCCCGCGCGGCGAGGTGA
- the mutL gene encoding DNA mismatch repair endonuclease MutL: MNAVLSPQPRRPIRELPDELISQIAAGEVIERPASVVRELVDNALDAGATQVTVRLSAGGVRLICVEDDGCGIAREELPVALKRHATSKIASLADLESVGTMGFRGEALAAIASVAELSLLSRTAEAASAHLLDGRSGELRPVARGIGTTVEVKELFFSTPARRKFLKTDATEFAHCVEAVRRHALARPDVGFAIWHEGKLAEQWRPAGQEQRWADVLGRDFIEHSVPVAWRAGPVRLAGRAGIPDAARSRADQQFAYVNGRYVRDKVLQHAARSAYEDVLHGQRQPVYVLQLEISPERVDVNVHPTKIEVRFRDGREVHQAVRHALEQALAAPRAGQAATEAVPATEPQHAPAHRGWAQPAMEFAPVVGHPVSDLAALWSPSPAASRPAPTDGQAPQPLPEGDWPLGRALAQLHGIYILAQNRQGLVIVDMHAAHERIVYERLKAQLDGQQIASQPLLIPATFAATPSEIATAEACTAALHTLGLEITPFSARTLAVRAVPTSLAQGDAADLARSVLAELAQHDASTVVQRARNELLATMACHGAVRANRQLTLEEMNALLRQMEATERSDQCNHGRPTWRQLSVRELDALFLRGR; the protein is encoded by the coding sequence GTGAACGCCGTGCTTTCCCCACAGCCCCGCCGCCCGATCCGCGAGCTGCCCGACGAACTGATCAGCCAGATCGCGGCCGGCGAGGTGATCGAGCGCCCCGCCTCGGTGGTGCGCGAGCTGGTGGACAACGCGCTGGACGCCGGCGCCACCCAGGTCACGGTGCGCCTTTCGGCCGGCGGCGTGCGCCTGATCTGCGTGGAGGACGACGGCTGCGGCATCGCGCGCGAGGAGCTGCCGGTGGCGCTCAAGCGCCACGCCACCAGCAAGATCGCCTCGCTGGCCGACCTGGAATCGGTGGGCACCATGGGCTTTCGCGGCGAGGCGCTGGCGGCCATCGCCTCGGTGGCCGAGCTCAGCCTGCTGTCGCGCACGGCCGAGGCCGCCAGCGCCCACCTGCTGGACGGCCGCAGCGGCGAGCTGCGCCCGGTGGCCCGCGGCATCGGCACGACGGTCGAGGTCAAGGAGCTGTTCTTCAGCACCCCGGCGCGCCGCAAGTTCCTCAAGACCGACGCCACCGAATTCGCCCACTGCGTCGAGGCGGTGCGCCGCCATGCGCTGGCGCGCCCCGACGTGGGCTTTGCGATCTGGCACGAGGGCAAGCTGGCCGAACAATGGCGCCCGGCCGGCCAGGAGCAGCGCTGGGCCGACGTGCTGGGCCGCGACTTCATCGAGCACAGCGTGCCCGTGGCCTGGCGGGCCGGGCCGGTGCGCCTGGCCGGCCGCGCCGGCATCCCGGATGCCGCGCGCTCGCGGGCCGACCAGCAGTTCGCCTACGTCAACGGCCGCTACGTGCGCGACAAGGTGCTGCAGCATGCCGCGCGCAGCGCCTACGAGGACGTGCTGCACGGCCAGCGCCAGCCGGTGTACGTGCTGCAGTTGGAGATCTCGCCCGAGCGGGTGGACGTCAACGTGCACCCGACCAAGATCGAGGTGCGCTTCCGCGACGGGCGCGAGGTGCACCAGGCGGTGCGCCACGCGCTGGAGCAGGCGCTGGCCGCGCCGCGCGCCGGGCAGGCCGCGACCGAGGCGGTACCGGCCACCGAGCCGCAGCACGCCCCCGCCCACCGGGGCTGGGCGCAGCCGGCGATGGAGTTCGCCCCCGTGGTGGGCCATCCGGTGAGCGACCTGGCGGCCCTGTGGTCGCCGTCGCCTGCGGCGAGTCGCCCAGCGCCCACGGACGGGCAGGCGCCGCAGCCCCTGCCCGAGGGCGACTGGCCGCTGGGCCGCGCCCTGGCCCAGCTGCACGGCATCTACATCCTGGCGCAGAACCGCCAGGGCCTGGTGATCGTGGACATGCATGCCGCGCACGAGCGCATCGTCTACGAACGGCTCAAGGCCCAGCTGGACGGCCAGCAGATCGCCAGCCAGCCGCTGCTGATCCCGGCCACTTTCGCCGCGACGCCCTCGGAGATCGCCACCGCCGAAGCCTGTACCGCGGCCCTGCACACCCTGGGGCTGGAGATCACGCCCTTCTCGGCGCGCACCCTGGCGGTGCGTGCCGTGCCCACCAGCCTGGCCCAGGGCGACGCGGCGGACCTGGCCCGCAGCGTCCTGGCCGAGCTGGCCCAGCACGACGCCAGCACCGTGGTGCAGCGCGCCCGCAACGAGCTGCTGGCCACCATGGCCTGCCACGGCGCGGTGCGGGCCAACCGCCAGCTCACGCTGGAGGAGATGAACGCGCTGCTGCGCCAGATGGAAGCCACCGAGCGCTCGGACCAGTGCAACCACGGCCGGCCCACCTGGCGCCAGCTGTCGGTGCGCGAGTTGGATGCGCTGTTCCTGCGCGGTCGCTGA
- a CDS encoding ABC transporter ATP-binding protein has product MSAPVPARATLSVQGLGKRYGATPVFADVSLEVAPGEFVAIVGESGVGKSTLLNCLAGLDQGDEGRVVLCGHDLGAASDEQRALIRRAHVGFVFQAFHVLPHLDVAQNVGLPLLLLGRQDTGERVAAMLEAVGLQGLGQRLPQQLSGGQLQRVAIARALVHRPALLLADEPTGNLDPGTAARVMDVLLAQTRDHDASLVLVTHSEAAAARADRVLHLTSLGFRPPA; this is encoded by the coding sequence GTGAGCGCGCCGGTGCCGGCCCGTGCCACGCTGTCGGTACAAGGCCTGGGCAAGCGCTACGGTGCCACGCCGGTGTTCGCCGACGTCTCGCTCGAGGTCGCGCCCGGCGAGTTCGTGGCCATCGTCGGCGAGTCGGGGGTGGGCAAGTCCACCCTGCTCAACTGCCTGGCCGGCCTGGACCAGGGGGACGAGGGCCGGGTGGTGCTGTGCGGCCATGACCTGGGCGCGGCATCCGACGAGCAGCGCGCGCTGATCCGCCGCGCCCACGTGGGCTTCGTGTTCCAGGCCTTCCACGTGCTGCCGCACCTGGACGTGGCGCAGAACGTGGGCCTGCCGCTGCTGCTGCTGGGACGTCAGGACACCGGCGAAAGGGTGGCGGCCATGCTCGAGGCGGTGGGCCTGCAGGGGCTGGGGCAACGCCTGCCGCAGCAGCTCAGCGGCGGCCAGCTGCAGCGCGTGGCCATCGCCCGCGCCCTGGTGCACCGGCCGGCCCTGCTGCTGGCCGACGAGCCCACCGGCAACCTGGACCCCGGCACGGCCGCGCGCGTCATGGACGTGCTGCTGGCGCAGACGCGCGACCACGATGCGTCCCTGGTGCTGGTCACCCATTCCGAGGCCGCCGCCGCGCGCGCCGACCGCGTGCTGCATCTGACCAGCCTGGGCTTTCGCCCGCCAGCCTGA
- a CDS encoding BLUF domain-containing protein yields the protein MTTRAPAFSLVSISTACGGPHLQDESALSCWLGELQAGMTAAHRQAGVHGLLVFAQGQFVQWLQGPEAAVRELMHQAGQDSWREQVQTLFCGADRMLLDEWSLLLVLRGDRGGRLDRVLQGLRGGQLPDAGEQTPAAIFRGLVHPPALQDGSQRLVGVIGQTGLWSGALLSHVSGKWKAPLHRTRLQGPAGLEREALSEYTEHPHPRHGSVRVVHYAGSAVAIPWLERTPERYDVVVLFYSSPSVEAALAFTATVVQRLGNDNASTRLVCLFGRLAGPCLAAVERWLVQQQRAASLLTLPLADSDAVWQAVEQALGEARAPAPAPAPTPAPAAAAPARPRPAAPAPLSAPAPAPTSPPAQARSGRPGLALASGGHDWLSQLLDIEGVGAVALAPTRERDVEPVLLLTGQVEADAAQRRRVLGEIACELGVQARLAPPQSPPQPTQVLTRYADRVGLSRALPDEHRSVLYVSTIPGYCNEALLLRGIELCVASTPPRLFERTPGAAAGRG from the coding sequence ATGACTACGCGCGCTCCTGCGTTCTCCCTCGTCAGCATCAGCACGGCCTGTGGCGGCCCGCACCTGCAGGATGAATCGGCCCTGTCGTGCTGGCTGGGCGAGCTGCAGGCAGGCATGACCGCCGCCCATCGCCAGGCCGGCGTGCACGGCCTGCTGGTCTTTGCCCAGGGGCAGTTCGTGCAGTGGCTGCAGGGTCCCGAAGCCGCGGTGCGCGAGCTGATGCACCAGGCCGGGCAGGACAGCTGGCGTGAGCAGGTGCAGACACTGTTCTGCGGCGCGGACCGGATGCTGCTGGACGAATGGTCCCTGCTGCTGGTCCTGCGCGGCGACCGCGGCGGCCGGCTGGACCGTGTGCTGCAAGGCCTGCGCGGGGGTCAGCTGCCGGACGCGGGCGAGCAGACCCCGGCCGCGATCTTCCGCGGCCTGGTGCATCCGCCGGCCCTGCAGGACGGCTCGCAGCGCCTGGTCGGCGTCATCGGCCAGACCGGCCTGTGGTCCGGCGCGCTGCTGAGCCACGTGAGCGGCAAGTGGAAGGCGCCTCTGCACCGCACCCGCCTGCAAGGCCCGGCGGGCCTGGAGCGGGAGGCGCTGTCCGAATACACCGAGCACCCGCATCCGCGGCACGGCAGCGTGCGGGTCGTCCATTACGCGGGCAGCGCGGTGGCCATCCCCTGGCTGGAGCGCACGCCCGAGCGGTACGACGTGGTCGTCCTGTTCTATTCCTCCCCCTCGGTCGAGGCGGCGCTCGCGTTCACCGCCACCGTGGTGCAGCGCCTGGGGAACGACAACGCCTCCACGCGCCTGGTCTGCCTGTTCGGCCGGCTGGCCGGGCCGTGCCTGGCGGCCGTCGAGCGCTGGCTGGTGCAGCAGCAGCGAGCCGCAAGTCTGCTGACCCTGCCGCTGGCCGACAGCGACGCCGTGTGGCAGGCGGTCGAGCAGGCACTGGGCGAGGCCCGGGCACCTGCGCCCGCGCCCGCGCCGACGCCTGCGCCGGCCGCTGCCGCGCCGGCACGGCCACGGCCTGCAGCCCCGGCGCCCCTCTCCGCGCCAGCCCCGGCCCCCACTTCCCCGCCAGCGCAGGCGCGCAGCGGGCGCCCGGGTCTGGCCCTGGCGAGCGGGGGACACGACTGGCTGTCGCAGCTGCTGGACATCGAGGGCGTGGGCGCCGTGGCACTCGCGCCCACCCGGGAGCGGGACGTCGAGCCGGTGCTGCTGCTGACGGGGCAGGTCGAGGCCGATGCGGCCCAGCGCCGGCGCGTGCTGGGCGAGATCGCCTGCGAGCTGGGCGTGCAGGCGCGGCTCGCGCCGCCGCAGTCGCCGCCGCAGCCGACCCAGGTGCTCACGCGCTACGCCGACCGGGTCGGGCTGTCGCGCGCCCTGCCCGACGAGCACCGCTCGGTGCTGTACGTATCCACCATCCCCGGCTACTGCAACGAGGCGCTGCTGCTGCGCGGCATCGAGCTGTGCGTGGCCAGCACCCCGCCGCGCCTGTTCGAGCGCACGCCCGGGGCGGCGGCGGGCCGCGGGTGA